The DNA sequence ACGTAACTTATAATAGAAAATAATTATATTATAATGTTTTTTCTGGTATAATATTGAAGATGCATAAAATAAACACTGAAAAACTAAGAATGGAGCGGCTAAACGATATGTCAAAACTGATAAAATCTACATTGGTAATGTTAAGTGTTTCATTAATTATTTCTTTTATGAGTGGCTGTAGCTCATCTGGTACTGATAAAAACGGCGATACAGGAAAACAGACACAATATACAGGTGAACCTGTTGCCACTGGGGGTAAGACGGGACAGACTCCTGTGCAAAGCCCTACTCCAACACAAAATCCAACCCCTGTGAATTATTCCAAGAACATACCAAAACCGGACAAGCTTAGGGCGGTTTATTTCTCAGGTTGGACTGCTGGAAGTCCTGATAGAATCAAACAAGTTGTCGAGCTTGCAAAAACTACAGAATTAAATGCTGTAGTAATAGATGTAAAGGATGATAACGGAACAATCAGCTATAAATCAAATATAAAAGAGGTTGTCGACAACGGGGCAATTGAAGTTAAATATGACGTTAAGAAGGTAATCGAACAACTGCATGAGGGCAATGTCTTCGTTATAGCAAGACTTGTGTGCTTCAAGGATCCCATATTGCCTAAAAAGCATCCTGAGCTGGCATACAAGAAAAAGGATGGAAGCCTGTGGAGAGATAATAATGGTAAAGCATGGGTAAATCCTTTTAATAAGTCTGCCTGGGATTATAACATAAAAATTGCACTTGAGGCGATAGATAATGGATTTGATGCGATACAGTATGATTACGTCAGGTTTTGTAATGATGGTGATATAAAAAGCATATATTTTGGAGAAAATTTCGATCCCAACACCAAATCAGATGCAATAGCTGAATTTTTAAAGCAGTCATATGAGGAAATTCATACAAAAAGGGGCATAGAGTTATCCGCTGATGTTT is a window from the Pseudobacteroides sp. genome containing:
- a CDS encoding putative glycoside hydrolase, whose translation is MSKLIKSTLVMLSVSLIISFMSGCSSSGTDKNGDTGKQTQYTGEPVATGGKTGQTPVQSPTPTQNPTPVNYSKNIPKPDKLRAVYFSGWTAGSPDRIKQVVELAKTTELNAVVIDVKDDNGTISYKSNIKEVVDNGAIEVKYDVKKVIEQLHEGNVFVIARLVCFKDPILPKKHPELAYKKKDGSLWRDNNGKAWVNPFNKSAWDYNIKIALEAIDNGFDAIQYDYVRFCNDGDIKSIYFGENFDPNTKSDAIAEFLKQSYEEIHTKRGIELSADVFGISAVATADDKIIGQNWEKLAQHVDYLSPMVYPSHYATIQQNGVGQEINGVKFTKPDLEPYNVIYQTLLSGEKRLNQANIKVNVRPYLQAFTAPWIGKGYYQKYGTEQIRAQIKAVYDAGYTEWILWDPANKYPLDAFQKK